Genomic DNA from Lactuca sativa cultivar Salinas chromosome 8, Lsat_Salinas_v11, whole genome shotgun sequence:
accaacagtcacactgtagtttccctcctcagtctgccctttgtTCAACTctggctgttcgatctgaatagtcgcttcctctcgattttgctggagcaaacgtctggtttcctccatttgacgatccaacatcgtctggatcatcgcttgcactccggccatcgttattggctcaacaACGGCTTCCACAACTGATATTTGCTCAATCgttgggggttggtttctgttcccatttgcattcacgtttccgctacgggtccttgccatcgtGATCTATACATCGAacaaggtgaatttagatctttatttaggactgatattcaaatcatccttatctctccgaaacgtttacatgttagttctaatatcatagtcgtacgtttagaatcctaaacacataaggtttccagatccggtcggcaacagaccatagatccgatcaaataatagcatgtcaggcacaaagcatttagcacataaaagcattttaggcataattcctaaaataagctagtgttcacacctcacaatcatcgcttagcattctatgtttaagtctagaaatcctacaaattcctagttcgcttaaactaatgctctgataccaactgtgacatccccattttcacagccagaaaagaccgatttttgtttatgctttgtttaaaaatcagagtaacaatttaaataaaagtgtgcggaatttgtcccaaaacaaaatatgataaagatttatcaaaaagcATTTCCGtataaatgtatttcattaaaaagacttgggatgtcatgttcgataagcataaacaatacatcataggccttactacattattatgtatttacaggcctaaaatcccttaatctctcatcccaagacatcacatctatgctcatgcgccactacctgtaataaaaGAAACTGAgagggtcaagcttgggagcctggtgagcacatagggttttcaacccacaataaataagtttattagctttatcaaaccaaacaaacccgattacccgttcccgttatcctcactttacgtccctaaaacatctaacacaagggacctagtctaaggactatcatcgggatggacaccaccgctaaggggattcctcagaaATAAAtttccttaaggcaaccatgtgggggatggagtacatctggtgagcacacagttcaaataaacacctacaggttgcgagcctgctagtgttctactggactgtctagaatagtccgtggtcgtcatctatactccgctagatgactggatcatcaataacatctataacgaggcctctcattatttcattttatcacacaacaactaatacatctacccatgttttaccccaatatttttgtagatataaaatacatatacagttaaaatcattaaaaacatgtataaaaatgttcatccaacatagatagcaagtattcagataatatgcacacatagcacgtaatttatataaaatacttcatatctatgtgtaagctgaaagtaactatgcactcacctgaaagttgGTGActcagcgcttcgatactctcaaaacaattttccttcgataaaacctagtaccagtaCCActtgggtttagtctaacgataaccacgactaattaatagtctagctattattactattatataagctttaaataatacttatataacccataataatagtccaagtatttattataagttcctaataacgttactataattaaataaaagctatattaaaaatagcgtaggcgtagcttacttacagcgggtttttctcaaaaccgggcgccgctggagcagtgttcccgagccgaaagggtcttcttcttggagccgtcGGGCACTCCAGGGCTTCCGCCTCGCGCTAGGGAGGTTCGCTAGGCTTTTCGGGGTGTTTcgaggggtttcggggctagagagaagttctagagagagagggaagtgaggggaggtgtgaggaatgaatggaggcctcaacacttatttataggggctggaggaaGGTTCACATCGTGATTTTTAATATTCACGTCGTGATCCAGGCTGGCTACAGCCAGGcgcagcctggtgctgacacgtggcatcgcacacagggtggaaatcagccgattttcaaaaatccataactttcgcatacgaactctatttttgacgttctttatatccacgcgaagataaaaacaatataaacaactttcatttagactccatcggctaatttttgaccgatcttaaatttaacagtaggaggagtttagactgctaaatgaccgtgaagaattcgtaactccttcatacggaatccgttttcgtctatctttttaccgttgagttcctattaatgagatcttcaactctcatttaggtcacgtaagccaaaaaccgctcgaactaaaattcgagtttcgggccgtgcactactaagccgaatcttagaaaaaatcataacttcctcatactaagtcagatttgggcgttctttttatggatgttctcggtttaacatatactacaactttggtttagatcactaaggctaaaaagtcatccatcataaattcactatttacgtctcccggtgccgtgccggttttgccgaaaaacttcggcggaccataacttcttcgttataactcgaatttttgCGTTTTTTATATcctcgaaatccttgtttcgatcgctacaactttatgtaaagatatcgggcttatctcacactttaattttgacgcttatttttatcttttatttattaaatatttataaatacataataagtataaaaattcacataattcacataatactcaaatatttcatctttattacttcaaaaagagttacaatagttgacgtagactattacattgtcaaaaatgcttagcactgaaacccgggcgttacagttagccacacacgctccattaatcaacgatAATTTTCGAGACACTCATTGCCACCCTTTATTAGccagtgtgtcggttaaccacacacgctttacTAATGACTCATAAAGTGTCATGTACAATTTCGTGGATCAACATACAAATTCACAtgtccctaaagtaactaagagtgagaattttaataaaaggtttagttatttgataattcattatacttattaatgataattaattttgtcttatcaaacccgttcggctaacgaccctctactaatcaaggaagcggtgggtgagagtgaacacctattcaactaccattttataggcagtttccttatactccctatagactagcttcgtgaatgggACGTAGTAGCGGTTTGACTGgctattcttatacatataatatatattaaacttttaattatatataaacatagtataaggtgtattttaaaacattttaaaatagcaagggtttaatcttttaataaattagacttttaatttaactaaatttaaaccttttatggatttattaattatattttaattaattacttaattaaattaataataagattCTTAAGgttgtgttttaaacttttcaaaataccatGTTTATGATAatctataaaataaataatataatatttgaCATTAATTATTAAGTTCCATTAATATTTAGATCTATTATTCAAGCACTtaaaaaatcatttatattaatcaCAAAATAGTTAATTATGCCAAATACCAATCTCCTTAATTAAAGGCTTTTAATTTATCATGCTAGATATACCAAAATCGGATTTAGGATAAAATATGGCAAGTAGATAACACATAAAAGCTGTTAAGGCAGATTATGCAAGAAAATCCGTCCAAACTAAGGTCACGATATAAGCAAGCATGCTCACGATGTGAGCTGCGACAAAACCAAACCTGCTTTCTTTTCTGATTCACTAATGTGCAAATACAAGAAagacaaccctaggctctgataccactgatgagtttttgAGGTTACAAGTTCAATGCCATAAGCGGAAAATAATCAAAAAACAATTTCAATTaattagggcacatgcaacctagttTGATCTACGTCTTTCAAACaaagcaacatactatgaacCCTAGACTACAAAACTTTTCATATGAACTAACTAACTCATAAGAATAAGAAATACTAACCTTGAagattgttatagtaaacaaccTTGATTTCTTCTTCCTAACTTTTGGTAGCAAGCACCACAAAGTGtcacgcctctaatggttcacacccaaggcAAGTAACTTAGGATTATGGAGAGAGGATAAGAGAATTTTGGCCAGAAGTATTCTCATGAAGTAGGTCATGAAATTGTGAGGGTTTAAGGCTATTTATATAGCTAAGGTAGCTTAGAgccaaaactagggtttaagggcgAAAACCCCAATCCCTTTCCTTggtgaccaagcagcccataGGCCTCCATCCAAGAGCCTTTGGAAGAAATTTCTAGGCCTTACCTAGAAGATTTTTTCCAAACTCTCTTAAGGAGGTTCTAGAGCCTTTTCCTTAACTATCAATAATTTTCCAAACAACCCCTACACTATTTAATTAATCCAGttaatctcaaaattaattttgattaatttatgatcattattaattaaatattatgatttctatttaatatattattctcataatatattaacaaatcatttattccaatttattaatcaaataataaatcatccATCTCTCCAATATAATCATGTTTAATTACCAGCtttaagggcaacccaaaaagattgtgttactatcaattcaagttaataccaattataattatgatcttagacacctaatccaacatgtatcataatgcataacatggtaGTGGAAGATAAAGGATGGAATGTTACACAACATATGCCAACAGAGCCTCGACACATGCAATTTCATCCAAGTTCAACATAATGTTTGCATAGAGTCGTTGATATTTAAGACACACAAAAACACAACTTTGACAAGACTTGGCGGATCATATctatgatgatgacgatgatgacgagTAGTgtatttataaataataaattatgtatttttttggtcttataatgtttttttttccaatttaatgttatattttttaatattatataatttattatgatgctaatgtaacgtcccaaaaatacaaggtaaaaattccatttttccaaaaaccaaaatcattcatttaatcatttaaaagataatcaGAGTATAATGTattttcaaaacatcagagtaaagtCATAAAATAGATAGTGCGAAAAAATCTAGCGGATGCAGTGCGATCATGTCGAACACTTCCCTTtggaaccaaaagtacctgaaacatgtaaacataaaatcgtaagcacaaagcttagtgagttccccaaaataccacataccatgcataaaatTCATGGGTCTATTCTAACCCCAAGTGAATGTTATGGGCTaaatcatagtcttacaatcacttcCTGTCATGGGCGAAATCttggtctttccttgcaatgtcAATGGCCAAATCTTGGTCTTACATAAAAATTTTAGGGGCTAGATCCTGGTTTTCCATATAATTGTCAGGGGCTagatcttggtctttcatacaatctccaagggccagatcctggtctttcatgcaaaagtcacaaagaaacctagcatcctacatagtatagtgagaagactcacatcacAATTGAAGTCGAAGTACCAAAATTCTCACAGACAAAAAGTTGGTGCTACCCACCACCTAATGAAACATTCACGGTCAAACCTTAGTCTATCATCTAAAACTACTTAGTTGACCAAAAGTCGCGACTAACTCCACCACCACGTCGTGGAAACAACATGACAAAACAGTCGTATAAACCCCCTCACCACATTATGGCGAGGAACATGCCACATCGTGGTTCCTGGCTAAAGGCATCTTAATTGATTAAGCTCTAAATCCGTTAAGTACTTTGTTCAAAATTTCCAGAAGGTTCTTTACACTTATATCCATTATAAAAATCCTTCATTTGTGGACACGCATGTCTTTCACTTAACTAGGTCTAAAATGGGAGAAATAAGGTcaaaaccccatgcatggactCAAAACTACATAATACTTAAGATCTGGAGCATTTAACCCTCTTGGGACCTCAAGGATTAGAAAATTTGCCAAATTTATTGATCCCAACCATTCAAACCATCTCATACATGAAGAAATatacataaaaacctagatatatAAAGGTAGAGCAAAagatatgagcttgtagacttacaAAGGTCCACAAAGAGCTCAAGGAGACTAAAATGAAGCTAGTTTGTTGATCATTTTGCTCCACAACACTTCTTTCTTCCTTCACGGGACCAAGAACGCCACAAAGAGGCTTAAAAATGGAGGATAAGAGATTAAGGTTTGGAGCTAAGCAGTTGGAGGGGATCCgagggtggacgaaatcctaGTCATCATATCCTTTCAATACGACCTTAAGCCCGAAAAATTAGGTTTTGAGCCTGGGACGTCGCTACGTCGTGGCCAATACATGACCACGTCATGACCACTTAAAATGAGCGCGACCCAAAAGTGGTTGGCACGTCGTGATGATCCTccccaccacgtcgtggccaccaAAATTCCACaaaattaaaacataaaattcatacctAAAAATCGAATGTTACAACTAACATGAAAATTATTTTGGTGTGGAGATGGTGtgattattttatatttgtaGATAATGATATGGCATCTGAGATTGACAAAAAATTAATGTTATAACTTAGGCCGGTGGGTATTGACAACATATTATCACACCCAAAAGTTGTCATCTCACCAGCCATGTCATATATGATGTTATAACACCAAATGTGAAAATGAGCAACATGTTATTATACCCTCTAATTTCCATATCATCATtaattttttcgttttttttttcttttgctacTAAAACTTTGAACAACTGGTTATTAAGGTTGGTGGGTGTGGACAACATGTTATCACACCAAAAAATTGCCACATTTCTTCGTGATATCTATTTAATGTTGCACGTCGTGTGAATAGTAGAGCTGGATTGGGTTGTAGTAGGACGTCCGTATAATATTGGTACATTATAGTCACATATATATCGTCGTTGTCGTTATCATCGTTGAACTAGTGGAATGGATCAAACATATCCAATTTTTTAGTTGTTGAAAGTTTTATGAAATAGAGAAAAAGAAAATAGAATGGTGATAAAAAAATTAGGTATTATATATGCATTTATAGATAAAAAAAACTTATTCAAGTGTCAAATAGGAAGCCAATGTTCAAATAAACATTTAGGTAGTGTATATGCATTTATAGATAAAAAAAACTTATTCAAGATAACCGTTTGAAAACAGTCAAATAGGAAGCCAATGTTCAAATAAACATGGTTGCCCTTCGTTACCCTGACCACAACCAACAACGTGACGCCTAAAAACGCTGATGCGGGGCAGTGTTGCAGCCATGGTAACAACGTTATTAGGTGCCAAGTCACAGTAACAGCTTATGCGTTGCCGACACCCGACGTCTTAAACTCATATCCACGGGCCTTACGAATAATATTCGCCCAATTATTAATGGATTGGGTAGCACGTGATTTAAGGGGTTGAGCTCTTTTGAGTTTTGACTTTGACCCATGCGGGGCACGAAAAACAAAATAGATAACGTGCTTTTATAGAGTTATTTCATTAAATGAGCCATTTTTTCAGGGTTTTTTAATActacaaaacacaaaataattatatatagaATTATAGATTGTTAAAAAGTAAAAACACCTTGTTAATTTGTGATGTTACTTTCTAATATAAATTACTAGCTAATGTTAACGCTCAGTTAACGAAAATAATCGAATGGAGTATTACATTTTTCGCTGGCTGAAAAGTGAAATGATTATTTCTGATGAGTCTTTTATATAGGCATTATCAAAAAGAAAAAACTATTTCCAGAAATTTGAATCATTAAGAAAACCTTGTTAACATACACAATACACAAATCTCAAACACAATACACAATACACAAAAAACACATACAATTTGTAGACACCAAAACAAAATTACACAATAATCTCAATTCGCGAGAGCATCGATGATTCCCATAACCACATCACAAATGCGCTTCAAACCCTCCTCCCTCGCTGCAATCTCCGGTGGATAAACCAACCGTGGGTACCTCTTAAACCCGTTGTGACACGCATTCGCGTAATCAGCAGCCGCCATCACATGCATATACGCATAGTCGTAGAACTCCGACGTCAAATCTTGAACCGAATTTTGCAATGCCATACCTGCGGCGGAATACTTATCTGCACATTGCTTCAACGCCTTTTTCAAATTGTCGTTCGTGTTCTTAACGAGTAGATTGGATGATAAGTAGGTGTTTGTGTTAGTGGCATTCGCGACTGCAACTTTCGCCATTATAATCGCGAGCCCTTTTGTGTCGGCTTCTGAACTGGTTGAGTCGGATTGGAGAGATGATATGCAGAGGTCGTAAAATTTTGTGGTTTTGCAGGTTTTTTGGATCAAATCGATGTCTCCATTGACAAAAGGACTACGGTTTTGAGTGCAAGTAATGCCGACAACAAGAAGAAGTAGgaaacaagaagaagaaggagaaaccATTTCAACAAGAGTTTTCAGAAATGATTCAAAAGCAGGAACAAAGTAGTTGGAGTTCTCAATAAAGTGTAGGTTTTatagggttttctttctttttcggAATCCATAATAAGTTACATCTTTTAATACACAAGGTAAAAATCGTTGTAGGGTCCGATCGCTTTAGATATATACGATCCGATTATCGGTGGTGTGTGGTTAGAATACGCaagtgatttttttattttttattttggatgaataTTGTTGATATAAGATTAAGAtcatt
This window encodes:
- the LOC111911143 gene encoding cell wall / vacuolar inhibitor of fructosidase 2, with protein sequence MVSPSSSCFLLLLVVGITCTQNRSPFVNGDIDLIQKTCKTTKFYDLCISSLQSDSTSSEADTKGLAIIMAKVAVANATNTNTYLSSNLLVKNTNDNLKKALKQCADKYSAAGMALQNSVQDLTSEFYDYAYMHVMAAADYANACHNGFKRYPRLVYPPEIAAREEGLKRICDVVMGIIDALAN